In one Vulgatibacter incomptus genomic region, the following are encoded:
- a CDS encoding Tc toxin subunit A has product MKGPEVADLQDALLALLDRGTIFPNDPGSRYEYTKRIQEERTSEFFGDHTSYVVYTFQKDSGLSASGEVDSATADALNKLFSEGGPVNVNVTVIIPSQGQVVSGLVRREGDLVPMQGVPVSAFHGGGTGVRLGADVTDAEGRYTIRYEPLPENPSVDLRVVAMNEKGAPLASSPVRSAAKKWETIDLSVPVALSSSSRRIGGRVRFENGMPAESLALKLYRRNFGGTAASLLGNTNTLKGGVYSISFTPVGNPMVLEIRALSGTTETTLSKPFTLSLEETPPVVDLVAPTSIRPPDSEYKRLTADVAKFATLQSLATAQESADRQDLSYLNRMTGWDARLLALGASAQRLAGDVSIGLSTEVLYGLLRAGMPSEKSLLAQVDPGVADDAIRKVRDEGIITLDDQALAQFKGKFTAFSSAVRLSVPLPGSRSTYAEMLDASPGLSASDRTKFAEVFLDHSGGSGDLWQAALDKGLSATQVSTLKLQGKLAFLTAGSEKLTTRLQQNRTDPAELVDLNFDLAASWVNEIHDAAGVPRGDNLTPTQKQQLDALIPTAYAGATVEARRNLWAEDSARKIRLSYPTQVMARRIQRDGLFELGAARAITAQLLGAAASQGFRLGQTPVRTFFATYTGAKAGMSEADFEAAKSQVSILQRVAQITPSTDSMAVLSALGMTSAYDVMAYSENVFSDLYAAKYKALYGALPASTELHLVYQRARQVSSVTYNLFGIAKKLESELPLSGMSAPAQLRDSAKAQLVKQFPTMESLFGSMDYCECEHCRSVLSPAAYLVDLLQFLDPEPQVWANFQELWKETHGQQEYTSKYKNPYDALIARRPDLAAIPLTCENTNTALPYIDLVNEILEYYVANGALDPAAARDTGDATTPELLAEPQNIIRKAYEKVSLAKYPLALPFDLWIETARAFCEHFEVPLWRLLEIFRPTDKLFDVTRSYDRAAIFMESLGLSPAEVGLLTDPTAPDKWFEYYGFGTADDATTVLVDGSTHQRIDLNSAKALSRRLGVTYKELTALIQTAFVNPKLTELSVAYKLGVGISDVMAYLDPDNKVLFD; this is encoded by the coding sequence ATGAAGGGTCCCGAAGTCGCCGACTTGCAGGACGCACTGCTTGCGCTCCTCGATCGAGGCACGATCTTCCCCAACGACCCAGGTAGTCGATACGAGTACACCAAAAGGATCCAGGAGGAGCGGACATCGGAGTTCTTCGGAGATCACACGAGTTACGTTGTCTACACCTTCCAGAAAGATTCAGGCCTTTCGGCCAGCGGAGAGGTCGATAGCGCAACCGCCGACGCGCTGAACAAGCTCTTCAGCGAGGGAGGGCCGGTCAATGTGAACGTGACGGTCATCATCCCGAGCCAAGGCCAGGTCGTTAGCGGACTGGTCCGCCGGGAGGGGGACCTCGTTCCGATGCAGGGCGTTCCCGTCAGCGCCTTCCATGGTGGCGGGACTGGAGTACGCCTAGGGGCGGATGTCACAGACGCTGAAGGTCGCTACACGATCCGCTACGAGCCCCTCCCCGAAAACCCGTCCGTCGACCTTCGCGTCGTGGCGATGAATGAGAAGGGCGCTCCCCTTGCGAGCTCCCCCGTCCGCAGCGCCGCGAAAAAGTGGGAGACCATCGACCTCAGCGTACCCGTCGCGTTGAGCTCTTCCTCGAGGAGGATCGGCGGCAGGGTCCGCTTCGAGAACGGCATGCCCGCAGAAAGCCTGGCGCTCAAACTCTACAGACGCAACTTCGGTGGAACCGCCGCCTCGTTGCTGGGCAACACCAATACGCTCAAAGGCGGCGTCTACTCCATTTCGTTCACCCCAGTTGGCAATCCGATGGTTTTGGAGATCCGGGCTCTCAGCGGAACAACGGAGACCACACTCTCGAAGCCGTTCACTCTCTCTTTGGAAGAGACGCCGCCCGTGGTGGATCTCGTGGCCCCGACCTCGATTCGGCCGCCGGATTCCGAGTACAAGCGGCTCACCGCCGACGTGGCGAAGTTCGCTACCCTGCAGAGCCTGGCTACCGCGCAGGAAAGCGCTGATCGTCAGGACCTCTCCTATTTGAACCGCATGACCGGCTGGGATGCGAGGCTCCTGGCTCTCGGCGCCTCTGCGCAACGCCTCGCCGGAGATGTGAGCATTGGACTCTCGACCGAGGTTCTGTACGGACTTCTCCGCGCGGGGATGCCTTCGGAAAAGTCGCTCCTCGCACAGGTCGATCCCGGCGTCGCCGATGACGCGATTCGGAAGGTCCGTGACGAAGGGATCATCACCCTGGACGACCAGGCTCTGGCGCAGTTCAAAGGAAAGTTCACCGCCTTCTCGAGCGCGGTGAGGCTCTCGGTGCCGTTGCCCGGATCGAGGTCGACATACGCGGAGATGCTCGATGCCTCCCCCGGCCTCAGCGCCTCCGATCGAACGAAATTTGCGGAGGTCTTCCTCGACCACAGCGGCGGCTCGGGCGACCTCTGGCAGGCCGCTCTCGACAAGGGCCTCAGCGCCACTCAGGTGAGCACCCTCAAGCTCCAGGGCAAGCTGGCCTTCCTCACCGCGGGAAGCGAAAAGCTGACGACCCGGCTTCAGCAGAACCGCACCGATCCGGCGGAGCTCGTCGATCTGAATTTCGACCTCGCGGCATCGTGGGTGAATGAGATTCATGATGCTGCCGGGGTACCTCGTGGTGACAACCTCACGCCGACGCAGAAGCAGCAACTCGACGCCTTGATTCCGACCGCGTACGCCGGCGCGACCGTCGAAGCGCGCCGCAACCTCTGGGCCGAGGATTCGGCCCGCAAGATCAGGCTGAGCTACCCGACCCAGGTCATGGCCCGAAGAATCCAGCGCGACGGTCTTTTCGAGCTCGGTGCGGCCCGCGCCATCACCGCCCAGCTCCTTGGTGCCGCAGCGTCGCAGGGTTTTCGACTGGGTCAGACCCCGGTCCGAACCTTCTTCGCAACCTATACCGGAGCCAAAGCGGGGATGTCCGAGGCGGACTTCGAAGCGGCGAAGAGCCAGGTGTCGATCCTACAGCGGGTGGCTCAGATCACCCCGAGCACCGACTCGATGGCCGTGCTGTCGGCCCTCGGGATGACGTCGGCCTACGACGTCATGGCGTATAGCGAGAATGTCTTCTCGGATCTCTATGCTGCAAAATATAAGGCTCTCTACGGCGCTCTCCCCGCCTCGACAGAGCTTCACCTGGTCTATCAGAGGGCCAGGCAGGTGAGCAGCGTCACCTACAACTTGTTCGGGATCGCCAAGAAGCTCGAGAGTGAACTTCCGCTCTCTGGGATGTCCGCGCCAGCGCAGCTCCGAGACAGCGCCAAGGCACAGCTCGTCAAGCAATTCCCGACCATGGAGTCCCTCTTTGGCTCTATGGACTATTGTGAGTGCGAGCACTGTCGCTCGGTGCTCAGCCCCGCGGCCTACCTCGTCGATCTTCTGCAGTTCCTCGATCCTGAGCCGCAGGTGTGGGCGAACTTCCAGGAGCTCTGGAAGGAGACTCATGGGCAGCAGGAGTATACGTCAAAATATAAGAACCCTTACGATGCGCTCATCGCCAGGCGCCCGGATCTCGCCGCCATTCCGCTGACCTGCGAGAACACAAACACCGCGCTCCCGTACATCGATCTTGTTAACGAGATCCTCGAGTACTACGTCGCCAACGGAGCGCTGGATCCCGCGGCTGCGAGAGACACCGGGGACGCGACGACCCCCGAGCTCCTCGCCGAGCCGCAGAATATCATCCGGAAGGCCTATGAGAAGGTCAGCCTCGCCAAGTACCCCCTGGCGCTCCCGTTCGATCTCTGGATCGAGACGGCACGGGCCTTCTGTGAGCATTTCGAGGTGCCGCTGTGGCGGCTGCTCGAGATCTTCCGCCCGACGGATAAGCTCTTCGACGTGACCCGGAGCTACGATCGGGCGGCGATCTTCATGGAGTCTTTGGGGCTGTCGCCCGCCGAGGTCGGGCTCCTCACCGATCCGACCGCGCCGGACAAGTGGTTCGAGTATTACGGTTTCGGTACTGCTGACGATGCGACCACGGTCCTGGTGGACGGGAGTACGCATCAGCGGATCGACCTGAACTCCGCGAAGGCGCTCTCGCGCCGGCTCGGCGTCACTTACAAGGAGCTGACCGCGCTCATTCAGACGGCGTTCGTCAACCCGAAGCTCACGGAGCTCTCGGTGGCGTACAAGCTTGGCGTCGGCATCTCAGACGTCATGGCGTATCTCGATCCGGACAACAAGGTTCTCTTCGATTAG
- a CDS encoding IS3 family transposase (programmed frameshift), which yields MGRTPYSEAFKAKMVEKLTGPHAMSATALARQSGIAQATLSRWLLDAGRLGVKMDDRDDKSTRQWTSEEKLQVLIETASLSDDELGSYLRQKGLHKAQLDGWRATAVASLGSAAARRSVGPDAKRVRELERELRRKEKALAETAALLVLKKKVQGDLGGRGRRHGREERKVILELLDEAVVSGARFERACEEIGLSARSVQRWRAGAEDDLRCGPLTAPRNKLSEAEQQRILALVTSPRFRDLSPAQIVPLLADEGTYVASEATIYRLLRREKLLKHRQASRPPMRRKRPEHVATGPNQVWVWDITYLRGPIRGMFFRLYTILDLWSRKVVGWAVHDVESEELAKELFVETCRRWDVNPSGMVFHADNGAAMKGSTLQATLQVLGVVPSFSRPRVSNDNAFAEAHFRTMKYRPDFPSRPFTSLAVARAWVESFVAWYNATHLHSGIRFVTPAQRHAGQDLAILEKRAGVYAAARERWPERWSGSTRNWSRIQHVRLTPERTAAA from the exons ATGGGTCGGACTCCGTACTCCGAGGCGTTCAAGGCGAAGATGGTGGAGAAGCTTACGGGGCCGCACGCGATGTCGGCGACTGCGCTTGCAAGGCAGTCCGGGATTGCCCAGGCGACGCTCTCCCGTTGGCTGCTGGATGCGGGTAGGCTCGGCGTCAAGATGGACGACCGCGACGACAAGAGCACCCGCCAGTGGACCAGCGAGGAAAAGCTGCAGGTCCTGATCGAGACAGCGAGCTTGAGTGATGACGAGCTCGGCTCGTACCTCCGCCAGAAGGGACTGCACAAAGCCCAGCTCGATGGGTGGCGCGCAACTGCCGTCGCTAGCCTTGGGAGCGCAGCAGCGCGTCGTTCTGTTGGGCCTGATGCGAAGCGGGTTCGCGAGCTCGAGCGCGAGCTCAGGCGTAAGGAGAAGGCGCTCGCGGAGACCGCCGCGCTCCTCGTCCTCAAAAAAAAAGTGCAGG GAGATCTGGGGGGACGAGGACGACGACACGGACGGGAAGAGCGGAAGGTGATCCTCGAACTCCTCGACGAGGCTGTCGTCAGCGGCGCAAGATTCGAGAGAGCCTGCGAGGAGATTGGCTTGAGCGCTCGGTCGGTGCAGCGATGGCGCGCAGGAGCCGAGGACGATCTCCGATGTGGGCCGCTGACGGCGCCGCGAAACAAGCTCAGCGAGGCCGAGCAGCAGAGGATTCTCGCGCTCGTAACCTCGCCCAGGTTCCGGGATTTGTCGCCCGCGCAGATCGTTCCGCTCCTTGCCGATGAAGGCACCTACGTCGCTTCCGAGGCGACGATCTACCGCTTGCTCCGCAGGGAAAAGCTTCTGAAGCACCGGCAGGCGTCGCGGCCTCCAATGCGTCGCAAGCGGCCTGAGCATGTCGCCACCGGGCCGAACCAGGTCTGGGTTTGGGACATCACGTATCTGCGGGGACCGATTCGCGGCATGTTCTTTCGCCTCTACACGATCCTCGATCTCTGGAGTCGGAAGGTAGTGGGCTGGGCCGTGCACGACGTCGAGTCCGAGGAGCTTGCGAAGGAGCTCTTCGTCGAGACCTGCCGGCGTTGGGACGTCAATCCGAGCGGCATGGTGTTCCACGCCGACAACGGCGCGGCGATGAAGGGCTCGACCTTGCAGGCCACGCTTCAGGTGCTCGGCGTCGTCCCGTCGTTCAGCCGCCCCCGGGTGAGCAACGACAACGCGTTCGCGGAGGCGCACTTCCGCACGATGAAGTATCGGCCTGACTTCCCGTCGAGGCCGTTCACCTCGCTCGCCGTGGCACGCGCCTGGGTCGAGAGTTTCGTCGCTTGGTACAACGCGACGCACCTCCACAGTGGAATCCGGTTTGTGACTCCCGCGCAGCGCCATGCCGGACAGGACCTCGCGATTCTCGAGAAGCGTGCTGGCGTCTATGCGGCTGCGCGCGAGCGGTGGCCCGAACGCTGGAGCGGTTCTACGAGAAACTGGTCTCGCATTCAGCACGTAAGGCTCACGCCAGAGAGGACCGCGGCCGCATGA
- a CDS encoding NUDIX hydrolase, giving the protein MSEEAGVASIRAALAGREVGVLTERGLSVEGLRPASVLVPVYEDAQGAGIVLLRRSDHLGKHAGQIAFPGGGREPGETELDCALREAREEVGIDPERVEILGRLDRYPTITGYLVSPFVARLDWPHRLEPDPEEVAAILYAPVARLIAPGTLRVAEASRSHPVNFFALDDEVIWGATARMLRQLLELALGRPLVPSGEVPWEKVRW; this is encoded by the coding sequence AGCGGGGGTCGCGTCGATTCGGGCGGCGTTGGCGGGGCGCGAGGTCGGTGTCCTGACGGAGCGGGGCCTCTCGGTCGAGGGCCTTCGCCCGGCGTCGGTGCTCGTCCCCGTCTACGAGGATGCCCAGGGCGCGGGCATCGTCCTCCTCCGCCGCAGCGATCATCTGGGAAAGCACGCGGGGCAGATCGCCTTTCCCGGCGGGGGCCGCGAGCCGGGAGAGACCGAGCTCGACTGCGCCCTGCGCGAAGCCAGGGAGGAGGTCGGGATCGACCCCGAGCGCGTCGAGATCCTCGGCCGCCTCGACCGCTACCCCACGATCACCGGCTACCTCGTCTCGCCCTTCGTCGCCAGGCTCGACTGGCCCCACCGCCTCGAGCCCGATCCGGAGGAGGTCGCCGCCATCCTCTACGCTCCCGTCGCCAGGCTAATCGCGCCGGGCACCCTGCGCGTCGCCGAGGCCTCGCGCTCCCATCCGGTGAACTTCTTCGCCCTCGACGACGAGGTGATCTGGGGCGCCACCGCCCGGATGCTCCGGCAGCTCCTCGAGCTCGCCCTGGGCAGGCCCCTCGTCCCAAGCGGCGAAGTTCCTTGGGAAAAGGTCCGCTGGTAG
- a CDS encoding mannose-1-phosphate guanylyltransferase: MRLHPVILAGGSGTRFWPLSRRRRPKQLLALASNLPLIAETAARLEGLCDTADILTVCGRAHAHSIRRLLPRVASKGILVEPVARNTAAAIGLASLVVRARDPNGVLAVLPSDHAILNRQAFHDAVRDAARTASQGPLVTIGIRPTRPETGFGYIKVGETHPKGARKVLSFVEKPDLAKAQSYLHSGDYLWNAGMFVFRADRMLEELQTHAPDCAAALAKIEPFVGTQGFARALARWFPECPSVSIDYAVMEKAEDLAVVPAELGWSDLGSFASLPDVRKADGTGNVVDGDVLFFDASRNVVIGQRTKPIALIGCSDLVVIDAGDAVLVCSRERAQEVRRVVEALEARGDERLL; the protein is encoded by the coding sequence ATGCGTCTGCATCCGGTGATCCTCGCCGGCGGGAGCGGCACCCGCTTCTGGCCGCTCTCCCGCAGGCGGCGACCCAAGCAGCTCCTGGCGCTGGCGTCCAACCTGCCGCTGATCGCGGAGACCGCGGCGCGCCTCGAGGGGCTCTGCGACACCGCCGACATCCTCACCGTCTGCGGCAGGGCCCACGCGCACTCCATCCGCCGACTGCTCCCTCGTGTCGCGTCCAAGGGCATCCTCGTCGAGCCCGTCGCCCGGAACACCGCCGCCGCCATCGGCCTCGCCTCGCTCGTCGTGCGCGCGCGGGATCCCAACGGCGTCCTCGCCGTGCTCCCCTCCGACCACGCGATCCTGAATCGCCAGGCTTTCCACGACGCCGTGCGCGACGCGGCCCGGACTGCGTCCCAGGGACCCCTCGTCACCATCGGCATCCGGCCCACCCGCCCCGAGACCGGCTTCGGCTACATCAAGGTGGGCGAGACCCACCCAAAGGGCGCGCGCAAGGTCCTCTCCTTCGTCGAGAAGCCCGACCTCGCCAAGGCCCAGAGCTACCTGCACTCCGGCGACTACCTCTGGAACGCGGGGATGTTCGTGTTCCGCGCCGACCGCATGCTCGAGGAGCTCCAGACGCACGCCCCCGACTGCGCCGCCGCCCTGGCCAAGATCGAGCCCTTCGTCGGCACCCAGGGCTTTGCGCGCGCCCTTGCGCGCTGGTTCCCCGAGTGCCCTTCCGTCTCCATCGACTACGCCGTCATGGAGAAGGCCGAGGACCTCGCCGTCGTCCCCGCCGAGCTGGGCTGGTCCGATCTGGGCTCCTTCGCGTCGCTGCCCGACGTGCGCAAGGCCGACGGCACCGGAAACGTCGTCGACGGAGACGTCCTCTTCTTCGACGCCTCCCGAAACGTCGTCATCGGCCAGCGCACCAAGCCGATCGCCCTCATCGGCTGCTCCGACCTCGTGGTGATCGACGCCGGCGACGCCGTCCTGGTGTGCTCCCGCGAGCGCGCCCAGGAGGTCCGCAGGGTCGTCGAGGCTCTCGAGGCCCGCGGCGACGAGCGGCTGCTCTGA